One segment of Rhodopirellula baltica SH 1 DNA contains the following:
- a CDS encoding GDP-mannose 4,6-dehydratase, translating to MPTALITGITGQDGSYLTEQLLDRGYTVHGLVRRTSNTVRTRLDPLFHNKGVYNKSLFLHYADLDDATTIRRVLVKTQPDELYHLAGQSHVGASFDIPESTCQFTAMGTLKLLEILRDLEKQPRFLHISSSEIFGRPDEFPQHEHTPMRPVTPYGVAKTFATQMVQLYRESFGLFACNAICYNHESPRRGESFVTRKITKAAAEISLGLNDEIVLGSLDGRRDWGSAPEYTTAMHLMLQQDAPDDYVLATGKTHSVEEFLDAAFRSVGLKYKNHLKQNPKYMRPAEVTRLVGDPTHAKQRLEWTPTTTALELAKQMTAADVESLK from the coding sequence ATGCCTACCGCACTCATCACTGGCATCACCGGGCAAGACGGCTCGTACCTGACCGAGCAACTGCTCGACCGAGGCTACACGGTCCACGGCCTGGTCAGGCGGACCAGCAACACGGTTCGAACTCGACTCGACCCGCTGTTCCACAACAAGGGCGTCTACAACAAGAGTTTGTTTCTGCACTATGCGGACCTGGATGATGCGACCACCATCCGCCGCGTGCTCGTCAAAACTCAGCCCGACGAACTGTATCACTTGGCCGGGCAAAGCCACGTGGGTGCCAGTTTCGACATCCCCGAATCAACGTGCCAGTTCACCGCAATGGGCACGCTCAAATTGCTTGAAATTCTTCGCGACCTCGAGAAACAACCGCGGTTCCTGCACATCAGCAGCAGCGAAATCTTCGGTCGCCCCGACGAATTTCCTCAGCACGAACACACGCCAATGCGACCGGTCACGCCGTATGGCGTCGCCAAGACCTTCGCGACCCAGATGGTCCAGCTCTACCGTGAATCGTTTGGTTTGTTTGCCTGCAACGCGATTTGCTACAACCACGAATCACCACGACGGGGCGAATCCTTCGTCACCCGAAAAATCACCAAGGCTGCCGCGGAAATCTCCCTGGGCCTGAACGACGAAATCGTGCTCGGTTCCCTCGATGGACGCCGCGATTGGGGCAGTGCTCCCGAGTACACCACCGCCATGCACCTGATGCTTCAACAAGACGCCCCAGATGATTATGTCCTGGCCACAGGGAAAACACATAGCGTCGAAGAGTTCCTCGACGCCGCGTTTCGAAGCGTCGGTCTCAAGTACAAAAACCACCTGAAACAAAACCCCAAGTACATGCGACCGGCAGAAGTCACTCGCCTGGTCGGCGACCCAACCCACGCCAAACAACGACTCGAATGGACCCCCACCACGACCGCTCTCGAGCTAGCCAAACAAATGACCGCCGCTGACGTTGAATCGCTGAAGTGA